A genome region from Euphorbia lathyris chromosome 4, ddEupLath1.1, whole genome shotgun sequence includes the following:
- the LOC136226149 gene encoding large ribosomal subunit protein eL6z-like: MAPKTPKVSRNPDLIRGIGKYSRSKMYHKRGLWAIKAKNGGVFPKHDPKPKPAAPAEKPAKFYPADDVKRPLLNKRKHKPTKLRASITPGTVLIILAGRFKGKRVVFLNQLSSGLLLVTGPFKINGVPLRRVNQSYVIGTSTKVDISGVNVDKFDDKYFAKQAEKKKKKGEGEFFEAEKEDKNGLPQEKKDDQKTLDAALIKSIEGVPELKAYLSARFSLKAGMKPHELLF; the protein is encoded by the exons ATGGCTCCCAAGACTCCTAAGGTAAGCAGGAATCCAGATCTAATTCGGGGAATTGGCAAGTACTCCAGATCAAAGATGTACCACAAGAGGGGTTTGTGGGCTATCAAGGCAAAAAATGGTGGCGTTTTCCCTAAGCACGATCCTAAACCCAAGCCAGCTGCTCCTGCCGAGAAGCCGGCCAAGTTCTATCCGGCTGATGATGTGAAGAGGCCTTTGCTTAACAAGCGCAAGCATAAACCAACCAAGCTCAG GGCGAGTATTACTCCAGGTACTGTGTTGATCATTCTTGCCGGAAGGTTCAAGGGCAAGAGAGTTGTATTCCTGAATCAGCTTTCCTCTGGATTGCTTTTGGTTACTG GACCTTTTAAGATTAATGGTGTTCCTTTGAGGAGAGTgaaccaatcttatgtgattGGAACATCCACCAAGGTTGACATCTCCGGAGTTAATGTTGACAAATTTGACGATAAATATTTTGCCAAGcaagctgagaagaagaagaaaaagggagagGGAGAGTTCTTTGAGGCAGAAAAAGAG GACAAGAACGGGCTCCCACAAGAGAAGAAAGATGATCAGAAGACATTGGATGCTGCCTTAATTAAATCAATTGAGGGGGTTCCGGAGTTGAAAGCTTATCTATCTGCTAGATTTTCTCTCAAGGCAGGAATGAAGCCTCATGAGCTCCTCTTCTAG